Proteins from a single region of Bacteroidota bacterium:
- a CDS encoding T9SS type A sorting domain-containing protein, translating to MAISTKSNAQPYYYNSGIPTLFANWGNQPGGTGTPPSSFGENTEYIIESGKTAVLDFQWFIDNQAKLRINSGATLQVNHTLNIAGTASFQLDSNATCIYNSTSPAAATIFGGTESFHLYSNFTIKNWSGLNDPITSPAISYSGPVNHSYLFGNLELNWENQVGNWNMNFNSLNSLNLLAGNNFKVTSTGIGKILIPAPNSPGSGSFIQVNNYIQTGGEVDLALGSPVTNGFASILDVYGNFQKTGGIIDANSVTTYGVISFRTQDTTNYNTFENSGLFRNNAVALSATKLKLLSDLPIFTTNTQCTFISINSTIDCNNFKVTGNTRIQFGSTVLKLRNSEGFKNGATGGDFPIACQKEFSNTTFEFCGSSAQITGDSLPANLAENPLSGNQNIIINNPNGITLSKDTRMGPNSYLSFIQGKFNLGDNNFKIGNQDSVYGINQNSFFNTNGSGCLRIGLDQGYTAKFPIGNNTFSPLYITQAYGGNTDTLGIRVENGFGSHSPFDTSRSVRKIWRIIDDNVPNGTYFHLAVQFMKSDAGVNMNFGTACAIGQYDSGYNGYVPKGANIYDQFYSPPDSTNSKAIYGTTFSTTGDDYFVAGNEEGVFETYFPDNSGDASILGNWSSLNGGIHPPSFDRYAIFSVPQGQTASFNNPVAFSDKAYLRSSGNGIINANAPLTINGILEINDSSTYNHNNTGVASQTCFAGREFCHRKSNFNILKWSDTADKIFDENELSFGNLTINFNNLPEPFGANKYWTLFKNIAPYYTDYIIRGNLTYLNSSSYQFAPIGYGDNITSLTVYGNVQIGDSLNLTGNPVMNLSGGTTRAAGSTAGTLYICGNLDIQNGGLTSQDFPAVARGKIIFKREVNNVSQSHTFYCYNPFLPQTSNLGNSSFPNQIAEDTLTLKSDMYHWASGSFLLTDVWQVNSGAVLNIDTFRLKCLNLTVKNGGSLITKNADGFNADMANQTVTFESNSILEFAGNTQQNFQKAGGYNLASFPNIIINNPLGVTVNTAGINITNSINFINGKINSDNTNYLTLPGTIQFNGASSNSFLNGPLKINTSATNTITIPTGKGGVLRSVGITPTSSASTDWMVEYFNQAQTFGNTLGAGIISVSQSEYFLINRSGTSDARVGLYWGANSGVTNPANLRVARWNDFQWEDKGNYSYTGDNTGGVVFSNVVTNFSPFAIASTDYQQLPVELSSFNSSTDKNNVTLSWATETEVNNSGFEIERKLSSDTSWKKINFVNGAGNSHTTKTYKYEDRNLATGKYKYRLKQIDFNGNYTYFNLQNEINVGLPVKFNLSQNYPNPFNPTTKINYDLPFDSKVQIKIFDMTGREVYQLVNESLTAGYYRAQFNGSAFASGTYFYQIVANGGNQSFTKTMKMVLVK from the coding sequence ATGGCAATTAGCACAAAGAGTAATGCACAACCTTATTATTACAATTCAGGTATTCCTACTTTGTTTGCTAACTGGGGCAATCAGCCGGGCGGAACAGGCACACCTCCCTCCAGCTTCGGTGAAAATACTGAATACATTATTGAGTCAGGTAAAACAGCCGTGCTTGATTTTCAGTGGTTCATAGATAACCAGGCAAAACTTAGAATTAATTCGGGAGCAACACTTCAGGTAAATCATACTCTGAATATTGCAGGCACGGCATCTTTTCAGCTCGACTCAAATGCGACATGCATTTATAATAGCACAAGTCCGGCAGCAGCAACTATCTTCGGAGGAACAGAAAGTTTTCATCTTTACAGCAACTTTACTATCAAGAACTGGTCAGGGTTAAATGATCCGATTACCAGTCCGGCTATCAGTTACTCAGGACCTGTTAACCATTCTTATTTATTTGGTAATCTGGAGCTGAACTGGGAAAATCAGGTTGGGAATTGGAATATGAATTTCAACTCACTGAATAGTTTAAATCTCTTAGCTGGAAATAATTTTAAAGTAACAAGTACCGGTATTGGAAAAATACTAATACCGGCTCCAAATTCTCCGGGTTCAGGTTCTTTTATTCAGGTTAATAATTATATCCAGACAGGGGGTGAAGTAGATTTAGCTTTGGGTTCTCCGGTGACAAATGGATTTGCATCAATATTGGATGTTTACGGGAATTTTCAAAAAACGGGGGGAATAATAGATGCAAATTCAGTTACAACTTATGGTGTAATCTCGTTTAGAACTCAAGATACAACGAATTATAATACATTTGAGAATTCTGGGCTATTCCGAAATAATGCTGTGGCACTTAGTGCTACTAAATTAAAATTATTAAGTGATCTTCCAATATTCACTACAAATACCCAATGCACATTCATTTCAATTAACTCAACCATTGACTGCAATAATTTTAAAGTAACGGGCAATACAAGAATTCAGTTTGGCTCTACTGTATTAAAGTTAAGGAACTCTGAGGGATTTAAGAACGGCGCTACCGGCGGGGATTTTCCAATTGCCTGCCAAAAAGAATTTTCAAATACTACATTTGAATTTTGCGGTTCATCTGCACAAATTACAGGTGACTCCCTTCCTGCGAATCTTGCTGAAAATCCTTTGTCAGGAAATCAAAATATTATTATCAATAATCCTAATGGTATTACATTAAGCAAAGACACCAGAATGGGTCCGAATTCTTACTTAAGTTTTATTCAGGGCAAATTTAATCTGGGGGACAATAATTTTAAAATAGGAAATCAGGATAGTGTTTACGGCATAAATCAGAACAGCTTCTTTAACACGAACGGATCTGGCTGCTTAAGAATCGGATTAGATCAGGGATATACTGCAAAGTTTCCTATCGGTAATAATACATTCAGCCCTTTATATATAACTCAGGCTTACGGAGGAAATACAGATACTCTGGGAATAAGAGTTGAGAACGGATTTGGTTCGCATAGTCCTTTTGATACATCAAGGTCGGTAAGGAAAATATGGAGAATAATAGATGACAATGTTCCGAACGGAACTTACTTTCATCTCGCTGTTCAATTCATGAAAAGTGATGCCGGTGTAAATATGAATTTTGGTACAGCATGCGCTATTGGACAGTATGATTCAGGCTACAACGGATATGTTCCCAAAGGTGCAAATATTTATGACCAATTTTATTCTCCTCCCGATTCGACAAATTCAAAAGCAATTTATGGAACAACATTTTCTACAACCGGTGATGATTATTTTGTTGCAGGAAATGAAGAAGGAGTATTTGAAACATACTTTCCGGATAACAGCGGTGATGCATCTATATTGGGAAACTGGTCTTCATTAAACGGCGGAATTCATCCTCCAAGCTTTGACAGGTATGCAATTTTTTCAGTCCCTCAGGGACAGACTGCATCATTTAATAATCCGGTAGCATTTTCTGATAAAGCATATCTTAGAAGTTCAGGAAACGGAATTATAAATGCAAATGCACCGCTCACGATTAACGGTATATTGGAAATTAATGACAGTTCTACATATAATCACAATAATACAGGAGTTGCCAGCCAGACATGTTTTGCAGGCCGTGAATTCTGCCACAGAAAAAGCAACTTCAATATCCTCAAATGGTCAGATACTGCGGATAAGATTTTTGATGAGAATGAATTATCTTTCGGGAACCTGACAATTAATTTCAATAATCTGCCTGAACCATTCGGAGCGAATAAATACTGGACATTATTCAAAAATATAGCTCCATACTATACCGATTATATTATCAGAGGAAATCTGACTTATCTGAATTCATCTAGTTACCAGTTTGCTCCTATTGGATATGGAGATAACATTACAAGCCTGACAGTTTACGGCAATGTACAGATAGGTGACTCGTTGAACCTGACAGGTAATCCGGTTATGAATTTATCCGGCGGAACTACGCGAGCGGCAGGCTCTACTGCAGGTACATTGTACATTTGCGGAAATCTTGATATACAAAACGGAGGCCTAACATCTCAGGATTTTCCGGCAGTTGCAAGAGGAAAAATTATTTTCAAACGAGAAGTAAATAATGTATCGCAAAGCCATACTTTTTATTGCTATAATCCGTTTCTTCCACAAACTTCTAATCTTGGAAATTCATCTTTCCCAAACCAGATTGCAGAAGATACACTTACACTGAAAAGTGATATGTACCATTGGGCATCAGGATCTTTCCTGTTAACAGATGTCTGGCAGGTAAACTCCGGAGCTGTTTTGAATATCGATACATTCAGATTAAAATGCTTGAACTTAACAGTAAAAAACGGCGGCAGTCTTATTACAAAAAATGCTGACGGATTTAATGCCGATATGGCAAATCAGACAGTTACGTTTGAATCAAACTCTATCTTGGAATTTGCAGGAAACACCCAGCAGAATTTTCAAAAGGCAGGTGGATATAATTTAGCTAGTTTTCCAAACATAATAATTAATAATCCTTTGGGAGTAACTGTTAACACAGCAGGAATAAATATTACTAACTCAATCAATTTTATAAACGGGAAGATTAATTCAGATAATACAAATTATCTTACGTTACCCGGAACAATTCAGTTTAACGGAGCAAGCAGTAATTCATTTTTAAACGGTCCTTTAAAAATAAATACATCAGCAACAAATACCATTACCATCCCTACCGGTAAGGGTGGTGTTTTAAGAAGCGTCGGAATCACTCCCACATCTTCCGCTTCTACTGACTGGATGGTAGAATATTTCAATCAGGCTCAGACATTTGGTAATACACTCGGAGCAGGTATTATTTCAGTAAGTCAGTCAGAATATTTTTTAATTAACAGAAGCGGGACATCGGATGCAAGAGTTGGATTATACTGGGGAGCAAACAGCGGAGTAACAAATCCTGCTAACCTTCGTGTTGCAAGATGGAATGATTTTCAGTGGGAAGATAAAGGAAATTATTCCTATACGGGCGATAATACAGGTGGAGTAGTATTTTCAAATGTAGTAACAAATTTCAGTCCGTTTGCAATCGCTTCTACAGATTACCAGCAGTTGCCTGTAGAGCTTTCATCGTTCAATTCTTCAACCGATAAAAATAATGTAACTCTTTCATGGGCAACTGAAACTGAAGTAAATAATTCAGGTTTTGAAATAGAGAGAAAATTATCTTCCGATACTTCATGGAAGAAAATAAATTTTGTAAACGGCGCAGGAAATTCACACACTACAAAAACTTATAAATACGAAGACAGAAATCTTGCAACCGGAAAATACAAATACCGGCTGAAGCAAATTGATTTCAACGGAAACTATACTTACTTCAATCTGCAGAATGAAATTAATGTAGGTCTTCCAGTTAAATTTAATCTGTCGCAGAATTACCCGAACCCGTTTAATCCAACGACAAAGATAAATTATGATTTACCATTCGATAGTAAAGTTCAGATAAAAATATTTGATATGACAGGAAGGGAAGTATACCAGCTTGTGAATGAATCGCTGACTGCAGGGTATTATAGAGCACAGTTCAATGGTTCAGCATTTGCTAGCGGAACATATTTTTATCAGATTGTAGCGAATGGAGGAAACCAGTCATTCACAAAAACAATGAAGATGGTATTAGTGAAGTAA
- the lpdA gene encoding dihydrolipoyl dehydrogenase, producing MKNFDAIIIGSGQGGVPLAKKLAQHGWKTAIIEKDLIGGTCINAGCTPTKTMVASAKEIYNASKAKNLGVEIAGYKVNLKKVKQRKDKIVRQFREGTIKGLESTKNLTIIHGTASFTDKNKISISTSKGIEEITGKKIFLNGGARPTILPIEGLNEIKYLTSTSIMELTEVPAHLLIIGGSYVGLEFGQMFRRFGSKITVLEHGDNFLPKEDEDICSEIQKFLETEGIKIFAGTHVTKITKKNKVISVHVESENKNRTIKCTHVLLAAGRTPNTDILNLNAAGVKTDERGHIKVNDKLETNIKNIFALGDIKGGPEFTHISYNDYIVLADNLINKANRTIKNRPVPYCMFTDPQLGRIGITEKEAIKQGLKFKVAVLPMTRVARAIETGDTRGMMKAIVDAKTGLILGAAILGEEGGEIMTILQMAIAGKIKYTQIREMIFAHPLYAESLNNLFMTLDKD from the coding sequence ATGAAAAATTTTGACGCAATAATAATTGGTTCAGGTCAGGGAGGAGTTCCACTGGCAAAAAAATTGGCACAACACGGATGGAAGACAGCTATCATTGAAAAAGATTTAATCGGCGGAACCTGCATAAATGCCGGCTGTACTCCTACGAAGACAATGGTTGCTTCTGCAAAAGAAATATACAATGCATCTAAAGCAAAAAATCTGGGAGTAGAGATTGCCGGTTATAAGGTCAATTTGAAAAAAGTAAAGCAGCGTAAGGACAAAATTGTAAGGCAATTCAGAGAAGGAACGATAAAAGGATTAGAAAGCACAAAAAATCTCACCATCATTCACGGTACTGCATCATTCACAGATAAAAATAAAATTTCAATAAGCACAAGCAAAGGAATTGAAGAAATTACGGGCAAGAAAATATTTTTAAACGGCGGCGCAAGACCAACGATTCTTCCAATAGAAGGATTGAATGAAATTAAATATTTGACCTCTACTTCTATAATGGAGCTGACGGAAGTCCCGGCACATCTTTTAATAATAGGCGGAAGTTACGTAGGGCTGGAGTTCGGGCAGATGTTCCGACGCTTCGGAAGCAAGATAACTGTACTAGAGCATGGAGATAATTTTTTACCGAAGGAAGATGAGGATATCTGCAGCGAGATTCAGAAATTTTTGGAAACTGAAGGAATTAAAATATTTGCAGGAACACATGTAACAAAGATCACAAAGAAAAATAAAGTGATTAGTGTACATGTTGAATCAGAAAATAAAAATAGAACGATTAAATGCACTCACGTATTATTGGCAGCAGGCAGAACTCCCAATACAGATATATTAAATCTGAATGCTGCAGGAGTAAAGACCGATGAACGCGGGCATATAAAAGTAAACGATAAATTAGAGACTAATATAAAAAATATTTTTGCGCTGGGTGATATAAAAGGCGGACCTGAGTTTACACACATATCTTACAACGATTACATTGTACTTGCAGATAATCTGATTAACAAAGCTAACCGTACAATTAAAAACAGACCGGTTCCCTATTGTATGTTCACTGACCCGCAGCTCGGACGAATAGGAATTACAGAGAAGGAAGCAATTAAGCAGGGATTAAAATTTAAAGTTGCAGTTCTTCCCATGACCAGAGTCGCGCGAGCAATTGAGACGGGAGATACACGCGGAATGATGAAGGCAATAGTAGATGCAAAGACAGGATTAATACTGGGAGCAGCAATACTCGGAGAAGAAGGCGGAGAGATTATGACAATACTCCAAATGGCAATAGCAGGGAAAATTAAATACACTCAGATAAGAGAAATGATTTTCGCTCATCCATTATACGCAGAGTCATTGAATAATCTTTTTATGACATTAGATAAGGATTAG
- a CDS encoding ABC transporter ATP-binding protein has translation MITLKNISKSFNGIPAVKNISFEVKENETLVLLGTSGCGKTTTLRIINRLTEPDSGNILINNQNVLSQQPDELRRGIGYVLQNHGLFPHYNVAENISIVPKLLNWNKEKISERTNELIKKLQLSENNLHAIPNELSGGQQQRVGLARALAANPPILLMDEPFGALDPITKADIHKEFKELDELKKKTIVLVTHDVQEAFELGDRICLMDKGEIMQIGTPFELLFHPSNNYVKSFFDKHRLQLEIKSIHLNKVLSFFPVTQASGTNILLPSQSLWEAMDMIANSNERVFVKDEASNQTREVNFSAIEKALNSFKQNQ, from the coding sequence ATGATAACTTTAAAAAATATAAGCAAGAGTTTTAACGGAATACCTGCCGTAAAAAATATTTCATTTGAAGTCAAAGAAAATGAAACGCTCGTTCTGCTCGGCACAAGCGGCTGCGGCAAGACTACAACTCTGCGTATTATAAACAGACTTACTGAGCCGGATTCCGGAAACATTTTAATAAATAATCAAAACGTTTTATCTCAGCAGCCTGATGAACTCCGCAGAGGAATCGGATATGTATTACAAAATCACGGACTCTTTCCACATTATAATGTTGCCGAAAATATCAGCATTGTTCCTAAGCTTCTTAACTGGAATAAAGAAAAAATTTCAGAGAGGACAAATGAGCTTATAAAGAAACTGCAGCTATCTGAAAATAATCTTCATGCAATTCCCAACGAATTAAGCGGCGGTCAGCAGCAGAGAGTGGGACTTGCTAGAGCACTTGCTGCAAATCCGCCTATTCTATTAATGGATGAACCGTTCGGAGCATTGGACCCTATTACAAAGGCAGATATACATAAAGAGTTCAAAGAGCTGGATGAGCTGAAGAAAAAAACAATTGTACTTGTAACTCACGATGTTCAGGAAGCATTTGAACTTGGCGACAGGATTTGCTTAATGGATAAAGGAGAGATTATGCAGATTGGCACACCGTTTGAATTATTATTTCACCCCTCAAATAATTATGTGAAAAGTTTTTTTGATAAGCACAGACTTCAGCTGGAGATTAAATCAATTCATCTTAATAAAGTTTTAAGTTTCTTCCCTGTTACACAAGCATCAGGTACAAATATTTTATTACCCTCACAAAGCTTATGGGAAGCAATGGATATGATTGCGAACAGTAATGAGAGAGTATTTGTGAAAGATGAAGCATCAAACCAAACAAGAGAAGTAAATTTTTCAGCAATAGAAAAAGCGCTTAACAGCTTTAAGCAAAACCAATAG
- a CDS encoding ABC transporter permease/substrate-binding protein, protein MNEQSLIQFMMQNADKLLQQTVAHIGLTFVSLLIAVAIGLPLGIFIARKRKLSGPVLGFAGVLQTIPSIALLGFMIPLLGIGPLPAITALFLYALLPIIRNTYTGITEVSPIVVDAARGMGMSQKQIFLKVELPLAMPVILAGIRTATVINVGVATLAAYIAAGGLGEFIFGGIALNNTNMILAGAIPAALLAILFDFLLSLTQKIKAKNIRKVLIGIPVIILLFSSVYIVPAIKSSLSKENSNKEFLAGFTPEFMGREDGYLGLKSKYGLDIKTVVISDAVMYNAIYEKKLDLISGYSTDGRLKAFDLVTLDDDKTIFPPYYCAPLIRNETMKKYPELEAALNLLAGKINDSIMTELNYRADYQHQLPEKVAKDFLIEKNLYKESRNGNKGTVRIGSKIFTEQYILINIYSMLIQGNTDLKVDTKTGLGGTKICFDALVNDQIDMYPEYTGTGLLVLLQPTSEQVQGIINDKNKVFNFVQEEFQKKYNLTWLTPIGFNNAYALMMRKSQSLELNVHSISQLKNYLSK, encoded by the coding sequence ATGAATGAACAGAGCTTAATACAATTCATGATGCAAAATGCAGATAAACTTCTGCAGCAGACTGTTGCGCATATCGGCTTAACTTTTGTTTCTTTGCTTATTGCAGTTGCCATAGGTTTGCCTCTAGGAATTTTCATTGCACGCAAAAGAAAGTTATCGGGTCCCGTACTTGGTTTTGCGGGAGTGTTGCAGACAATTCCGAGCATTGCTCTGCTCGGTTTTATGATTCCCCTGCTCGGCATCGGTCCGCTTCCTGCCATCACTGCGTTATTTTTGTATGCCCTGCTTCCTATAATAAGAAATACTTATACCGGTATTACTGAAGTAAGTCCCATAGTAGTTGATGCCGCGCGCGGAATGGGAATGAGTCAAAAGCAGATATTTTTAAAAGTTGAGCTGCCGCTAGCAATGCCTGTAATACTCGCCGGTATCCGCACTGCAACAGTTATTAATGTGGGAGTTGCAACTCTTGCAGCATACATTGCTGCAGGTGGATTAGGAGAATTTATTTTCGGCGGCATTGCCTTAAACAATACGAACATGATTTTAGCGGGAGCAATTCCGGCTGCATTGCTTGCAATATTATTTGATTTTCTTCTTTCGCTCACTCAAAAGATAAAAGCAAAAAATATTCGTAAAGTTTTAATCGGCATTCCTGTTATAATCCTGCTATTCTCTTCTGTTTATATTGTGCCGGCTATCAAATCTTCTTTATCAAAAGAAAATTCTAATAAAGAATTTTTAGCAGGATTTACGCCTGAATTCATGGGAAGAGAGGACGGATATCTGGGATTAAAATCCAAATACGGACTTGATATAAAAACAGTTGTTATTAGCGATGCAGTGATGTATAATGCTATCTACGAAAAGAAACTAGATTTAATAAGCGGCTACAGCACTGACGGAAGACTTAAAGCATTTGATTTAGTTACATTGGATGACGATAAAACTATCTTTCCACCGTATTACTGCGCTCCTTTGATAAGAAATGAAACTATGAAAAAATATCCCGAGCTTGAAGCAGCGCTTAATCTGCTTGCAGGAAAAATTAATGACAGTATAATGACTGAACTGAACTACCGCGCAGATTATCAGCATCAGCTTCCCGAAAAAGTTGCGAAGGATTTTCTGATTGAGAAAAATTTATATAAAGAATCACGAAACGGAAATAAAGGGACTGTCCGAATCGGCTCAAAGATTTTTACTGAGCAGTATATTCTGATTAATATTTACAGCATGCTTATACAGGGTAATACGGATTTGAAAGTAGATACAAAAACAGGTTTGGGAGGAACTAAAATTTGTTTTGATGCGTTGGTGAATGACCAGATTGATATGTATCCTGAATATACAGGTACAGGTCTGCTTGTTCTTCTGCAGCCGACTTCCGAACAGGTGCAGGGAATTATTAATGATAAAAATAAAGTCTTTAATTTTGTGCAGGAAGAATTCCAAAAAAAATATAATCTTACCTGGCTTACCCCCATAGGCTTTAACAATGCGTATGCACTGATGATGCGCAAAAGCCAGTCCCTCGAATTAAACGTTCATTCAATTTCACAACTTAAAAATTATCTGAGTAAATGA
- the egtB gene encoding ergothioneine biosynthesis protein EgtB, translating into MNFLEQYKSIRAHSEKICAPLKTEDYVVQPVVDVSPPKWHLGHTTWFWETFVLTPHLKGYKLFNKDYNYVFNSYYETIGARVIRTDRGNLSRPAVEDVYNYRKHVDEGMHEFLSKDVKKDLKGLIQIGLNHEQQHQELLHTDIKYILGHNPLFPAYSDDIEENFAQPAPGKFIEMKEGVYEIGYDGNDFCFDNELNRHKVYLSPYKICSNLVTNGEYMQFINEGGYENFRYWHAEGLDWVKSHNAKAPLYWHNIEGKWYNYTMNGLKPVNENEIVTHINFYEASAYASWKGKRLPTEAEWEGAAPNFDWGKRWEWTDSAYLPYPGFSKAEGALGEYNGKFMINQMVLRGASIATPENHSRISYRNFFNPGLQWQYTGIRLAE; encoded by the coding sequence ATGAATTTTCTTGAACAATATAAATCCATAAGAGCACACTCTGAAAAAATATGCGCTCCGCTGAAGACTGAAGATTACGTTGTGCAGCCCGTTGTAGATGTAAGTCCTCCTAAGTGGCACCTGGGACACACTACATGGTTCTGGGAAACTTTTGTACTGACTCCCCACCTGAAGGGATATAAACTTTTTAACAAAGACTATAATTATGTATTCAACAGTTATTACGAAACTATCGGCGCGCGGGTGATACGAACGGACAGAGGTAATCTCAGCCGTCCCGCAGTAGAAGATGTTTACAATTACAGAAAGCATGTTGATGAAGGGATGCATGAGTTTCTTTCTAAAGATGTAAAAAAAGATTTAAAAGGTTTGATACAGATAGGATTAAATCACGAACAGCAGCATCAGGAATTATTACATACGGATATAAAATATATACTCGGACACAATCCTCTCTTCCCTGCTTACAGTGATGATATAGAAGAGAATTTTGCACAACCGGCTCCCGGCAAATTTATTGAAATGAAAGAGGGCGTTTATGAAATAGGATATGACGGCAATGATTTCTGTTTTGATAATGAACTAAACAGACATAAAGTGTATTTATCACCGTATAAAATTTGCTCAAACCTTGTTACTAATGGTGAGTACATGCAGTTCATTAATGAAGGCGGTTACGAAAATTTCCGCTACTGGCATGCAGAAGGATTAGACTGGGTAAAGTCACATAATGCAAAAGCCCCGCTTTACTGGCACAATATAGAAGGTAAATGGTATAATTATACAATGAACGGGTTAAAACCCGTCAATGAAAATGAAATTGTAACTCACATAAACTTTTATGAAGCGAGTGCGTATGCATCATGGAAAGGCAAGCGTTTACCGACAGAAGCAGAATGGGAAGGCGCTGCTCCGAATTTTGACTGGGGCAAGCGATGGGAATGGACAGACAGCGCATATCTTCCTTATCCGGGATTCAGCAAAGCTGAAGGCGCGCTTGGAGAGTACAACGGAAAATTTATGATAAACCAGATGGTGCTTCGCGGCGCATCTATTGCAACCCCTGAAAACCACAGTAGAATATCCTACAGAAACTTTTTTAATCCGGGACTACAATGGCAGTATACAGGAATCAGACTGGCGGAGTAA